The Pseudomonas marginalis genomic interval GCGTTGGGCAGGTCCGGGGTGAGTTGGAACGTGCCGGCATCGGGGGTGTCCAGCAGTGAGCAGAAGATCGACGGGCTGTCGAACTCCGGCCAGCAGAAGAAATCGATGCTGCCTTTATCGTTCACCAGCGCCGCGCTGCGCATATCGCCGATGATGCCGTGGGCATCGATGGCGCTTTGTGGTTCGTTTTTCAAATCAACCATTGTCACGAAACTCCGGGTAAAGGCTCATGCCGCCATCAATGAAGAGGGTGCTGCCGACCACGTAATCCGAGGCGTCACTGGCCAGCCATACCACGGCGTTGGCCACGTCCTCCACATCGCCGACCCGGCCATAGGGGATCAACTTGAGCAGCTCCTGTTCCGCCGCGCCTTCGGTGGCGGCACGGTTGATCGCCGTACGAATCGCCCCCGGCGCAATGCCGTTGATACGGATGCGCTGTTCACTGACCTCCTGGGCGAGGGTGCGCATCAGCATCTCAACGCCGCCCTTGGACGCCGCGTAATTCACATGCCCGGCCCAGGGGATCAACTGGTGCACCGAGCTCATGTGGATGATTTTGCCGGCGGCGCGGGATACGCCTTCACGGATGCCCTGGCGCTTGAAGAGGCGTACCGCCGCCCGGGCACAGAGGAACTGGCCAGTGAGGTTGACGCCGATCACGGCGTTCCAGTCGTCGAGGGTCATGTCGACCACGGCGGCGTCCTTCTGCATGCCGGAGTTGGCCACCAGGATGTCCAGATGGCCGAACGCCTCGAGGGTCTTTGCGAACAGGCGTTCCACATCGGCTTCTTTCGACACGTCGGCGCCGATGGCAATCGCCCGGCCGCCCTCGGCGTTGATCTGCTCTGCCAACGCCTCGGCGGGCGCGGCCTGGCTGTTGTAATTGAGCACCACCGCAGCGCCGGCTTGCGCCAGGGCCCTGGCCGCACCGGCGCCGATACCGGAACTGGCGCCCGTTACCAGCGCCACTTGTTGCTCCAACGAGATATGCATTGCCCACCCGACCTTGAATTCGTGAGTTCAAGTAGCTGACTGACGGCGC includes:
- a CDS encoding glucose 1-dehydrogenase gives rise to the protein MHISLEQQVALVTGASSGIGAGAARALAQAGAAVVLNYNSQAAPAEALAEQINAEGGRAIAIGADVSKEADVERLFAKTLEAFGHLDILVANSGMQKDAAVVDMTLDDWNAVIGVNLTGQFLCARAAVRLFKRQGIREGVSRAAGKIIHMSSVHQLIPWAGHVNYAASKGGVEMLMRTLAQEVSEQRIRINGIAPGAIRTAINRAATEGAAEQELLKLIPYGRVGDVEDVANAVVWLASDASDYVVGSTLFIDGGMSLYPEFRDNG